In one window of Sporomusaceae bacterium FL31 DNA:
- a CDS encoding radical SAM protein, with protein sequence MKNYIIPIFIPHYGCTHECIFCNQRKITGIESPISPAQIMNTIEEHLNMITQPRKIEVAFYGGSFTALPINTQRDLLMPAYNVLKNGKIHTIRISTRPDCINTEIVTFLCSFGVETIELGVQSLDDKVLQSACRGHTTQDVLNAVAVIRQYPLKCGLQLMPGLPGEDFNSLINTAIKTVQIRPDFARIYPTIVIANTKLAELYHQGEYQPLSLDQAVKRASYLKLLFERNGITVIRTGLQATTDLDNSEVVLGGPYHPAFGELVDSYLFKILITQCFDQLSGNKMEIVIHHHIKDTSKIRGLNNGNIFKWHCEYTFNRIILVQDGLKLGEVVIEHNHDKYTLNKFMLEHV encoded by the coding sequence ATGAAAAACTATATTATTCCAATATTTATACCGCATTATGGCTGTACTCATGAATGTATTTTTTGTAATCAGCGTAAAATTACTGGCATAGAAAGTCCAATTTCGCCGGCTCAAATTATGAATACTATTGAAGAACATTTAAACATGATCACCCAGCCACGCAAAATTGAGGTGGCTTTTTATGGTGGCAGTTTCACCGCTTTACCTATTAACACTCAGCGTGATTTGCTTATGCCAGCATACAACGTTTTGAAGAACGGAAAAATCCACACCATTCGAATTTCAACACGACCGGATTGCATTAATACAGAGATTGTGACTTTTTTATGCTCCTTTGGTGTGGAGACAATTGAACTGGGTGTTCAATCTCTTGATGATAAGGTCTTACAATCGGCTTGTAGGGGCCATACCACACAAGATGTATTGAATGCAGTCGCGGTTATCCGTCAATACCCACTAAAATGTGGTCTGCAATTAATGCCAGGATTACCGGGTGAAGATTTCAACAGTTTAATCAATACTGCTATAAAAACTGTGCAAATTAGGCCTGACTTTGCGAGAATATACCCTACAATAGTGATTGCCAACACGAAACTAGCTGAGCTATATCATCAAGGAGAATATCAACCGCTATCTTTAGATCAGGCAGTAAAACGGGCGAGCTATTTAAAGCTACTATTTGAACGTAACGGAATTACAGTCATCCGTACCGGCTTACAAGCGACAACAGATCTGGATAACAGTGAAGTTGTTCTGGGCGGACCTTATCATCCGGCATTTGGTGAGTTAGTAGACAGCTATTTATTCAAAATCCTCATCACACAGTGCTTTGATCAGCTTTCTGGAAATAAAATGGAGATTGTTATTCATCATCATATTAAGGATACTTCTAAAATTCGCGGTTTAAATAATGGAAATATTTTCAAATGGCATTGCGAGTATACGTTTAACAGAATTATCTTAGTTCAGGATGGTTTGAAGTTAGGCGAAGTAGTTATTGAACACAATCATGACAAATATACATTAAATAAATTTATGCTAGAGCATGTTTAA
- a CDS encoding stage V sporulation protein S: MEVLKVSAQSNPKSVAGALAAVLRERGTAEVQAVGAGAVNQAIKAIAIARGFVAPNGIDLISVPAFAEITIEGEERTAIRFIVEPR, from the coding sequence ATGGAGGTTCTTAAAGTATCTGCACAATCAAATCCCAAATCTGTAGCAGGCGCTCTAGCTGCTGTTCTTAGAGAAAGAGGAACCGCTGAGGTTCAGGCAGTTGGCGCAGGGGCCGTCAATCAGGCTATAAAAGCAATTGCAATTGCTCGTGGTTTTGTTGCGCCCAATGGTATTGATCTTATTAGTGTTCCTGCCTTTGCTGAAATTACAATCGAAGGGGAAGAACGAACTGCGATTCGCTTTATTGTTGAACCGCGCTAG
- the smc_1 gene encoding chromosome partition protein Smc, with protein MLLRKLEAYGFKSFADKLEIEFGQGITAIVGPNGSGKSNITDAIRWVLGEQNVRNLRGSKTEDIIFAGSAGRRALGVAEVSLTFDNAEGMLPLDFKEVIITRRLFRSGDSEYYINKAQCRLKDIHNLLADTGLGRDAMTVISQNKIDEVLNSKPEDRRLIFEEVAGVTRYKNRKKEALRKLEDTAQNLVRVSDIISEIEGQLAPLAESAEKTKKFIEVNSELTACQVTLLSNKVDKYHHFIESATHQKNTLAEDQVTFETSINLREVEKEKISINLAEMDEKIEAINSKINECVTAIEKSNGQASVLEERLKQANQAKTRLDTDISRISQQRNDSHNRISQVQDTIQEKQRLLADLEIQLTELTNQDQQFYTQIQDIEQTIESFRTISADSFQELVGKQNQVVSMERELEQNNARQLSYEKELVDFKDQLIKSQHCHANITAELANLQTAGNDLEAEKTRLGIVKQQLEDQLRQIENQHTLLIQKQSELRSRLKVLSGMQSEYDGFGRAIKSVLTTSHSWSHGVCGAVAEIINVSDRYVLAIETALGGTLQNIITENDDIAKQAIQFLKAQNIGRATFLPLNTIRPVQPREHELRAAAAEGSIGLASELVSVQPKYQKVVSFLLGRTIIADHIDSAQKIARQHSFSVKIVTLDGELLTIGGAITGGSRGRREASFLSRTSEIELITQQIAQMNQEVSSYQEQIKQLKFEYSTIEQDLLNINQSKQQIEVRRAELSAHGGKYSHDIERLTQTIQSINREFEDSRDHSVQLESTIKQNKSEISILENVNVTNKQEAGNLQQRLIELTADRKLIIDRLTDIKIRFETLQQNILMTEQSRLQHEQSLAELTVQLKELEDDKNNIAEQIVQANEELIRSKELQSELAASKLLYEQKRDNEYSIKLSQLTALQNCDKEIKDLRRKHNEILARLHEAELLYTKYTYEAANCIEIMEKHYAVTPEQAFNLRRAESEHELTTMIKRLEREVAEIGPVNPNAVDEYTRLCDRHQFLQQQVNDLMEAKEYLATIIKDIDSNISKQFIEAFKKINEYFGDIFARLFGGGQARLQLGDPDNLLDSGIEIIVQPPGKKLQNLILLSGGERALTVIALLFSFLAFRPAPFSVVDEIDAPLDEANLGRFSNFLRDYSQKTQFIVVTHRKGTMEAADVLHGVTIEEAGVSRIVSVKLVDKVS; from the coding sequence TTGTTGTTACGCAAACTTGAGGCTTACGGTTTTAAATCATTTGCAGACAAACTGGAAATTGAATTTGGTCAAGGAATTACTGCTATAGTCGGCCCTAATGGCAGTGGTAAAAGTAACATCACTGATGCTATTCGTTGGGTGCTGGGCGAACAGAATGTGAGAAACCTGCGCGGATCAAAAACAGAGGATATTATCTTTGCCGGCAGCGCAGGTCGCAGAGCTTTAGGTGTAGCCGAGGTTTCATTAACATTTGATAATGCAGAAGGGATGCTGCCACTAGATTTTAAAGAAGTCATTATTACTAGGCGGCTATTTCGTTCGGGCGATAGTGAGTATTATATCAACAAGGCTCAGTGTCGCCTAAAAGATATTCATAATCTTCTTGCTGACACTGGGCTTGGTCGTGATGCTATGACAGTTATCAGCCAGAATAAAATTGATGAAGTATTAAACAGCAAACCAGAAGATCGACGTTTAATATTTGAAGAAGTTGCGGGAGTCACACGATATAAGAATCGAAAAAAAGAAGCATTACGCAAATTAGAGGATACAGCACAAAATTTAGTTCGTGTTTCAGACATCATCTCAGAAATTGAAGGGCAACTCGCACCCCTTGCTGAAAGTGCGGAAAAGACTAAAAAGTTTATTGAAGTCAATTCGGAATTAACAGCTTGCCAGGTCACTTTATTATCCAATAAAGTGGATAAATATCATCACTTTATTGAAAGTGCCACTCATCAAAAAAATACTTTAGCAGAAGATCAAGTAACTTTTGAGACTTCTATTAACCTACGAGAAGTTGAAAAAGAGAAAATTTCCATCAATTTAGCTGAAATGGACGAAAAGATTGAAGCGATTAACAGTAAAATCAACGAATGTGTTACAGCTATTGAAAAGAGTAACGGACAAGCCTCTGTTTTAGAAGAACGATTAAAACAGGCTAACCAAGCTAAAACCCGCCTTGATACTGACATTTCCAGAATCTCACAACAACGCAATGATAGCCATAACAGAATTAGCCAAGTTCAGGACACCATACAGGAAAAACAACGATTATTGGCTGATTTAGAAATTCAATTAACCGAATTGACGAACCAAGACCAGCAATTTTATACTCAAATTCAGGATATTGAGCAAACCATCGAAAGTTTCAGAACGATATCGGCCGATTCTTTCCAAGAACTTGTCGGTAAGCAAAACCAGGTCGTTAGCATGGAGCGCGAGCTAGAACAGAATAACGCACGGCAATTGTCTTATGAAAAAGAACTAGTAGATTTCAAAGATCAGCTTATTAAAAGCCAGCACTGCCATGCAAATATTACCGCAGAGCTTGCCAATCTACAAACTGCGGGTAATGATTTAGAAGCCGAGAAGACGAGACTTGGCATAGTGAAGCAGCAACTTGAAGATCAGTTACGACAAATTGAAAATCAACATACATTATTAATTCAAAAACAGAGTGAGCTGAGATCACGGTTAAAAGTACTGTCAGGGATGCAGTCGGAGTACGATGGATTTGGTCGAGCCATTAAAAGTGTCCTTACAACTTCTCACAGCTGGAGTCATGGTGTTTGTGGTGCAGTAGCAGAAATCATCAATGTCAGTGACCGCTATGTATTGGCTATTGAAACGGCCTTAGGCGGAACACTTCAAAATATTATTACTGAAAATGACGATATAGCAAAGCAGGCTATTCAATTTCTAAAGGCACAAAATATTGGCAGGGCTACTTTTCTTCCCCTAAATACAATTAGACCCGTACAACCACGCGAACATGAACTTCGTGCAGCGGCGGCGGAAGGCTCAATTGGATTAGCTTCGGAACTCGTTTCGGTACAGCCTAAATATCAGAAAGTAGTTTCATTTTTGTTAGGGCGGACAATTATTGCCGATCATATTGATTCGGCACAGAAAATTGCCCGACAACATTCTTTTTCAGTCAAAATTGTTACGTTGGACGGAGAATTATTGACCATCGGTGGTGCCATTACGGGAGGCAGTAGAGGACGCCGCGAGGCAAGTTTTTTAAGCCGTACAAGCGAAATTGAATTAATCACTCAGCAAATAGCGCAAATGAACCAAGAAGTGAGTAGTTATCAAGAGCAAATTAAACAACTTAAATTTGAGTATTCAACTATTGAGCAGGATTTGCTTAATATCAATCAATCAAAACAACAAATAGAGGTGCGTCGGGCTGAGCTATCCGCTCATGGCGGAAAATACAGTCATGATATTGAACGGTTAACTCAAACCATACAGTCAATCAATCGTGAATTTGAAGATAGTAGAGATCACTCCGTTCAATTAGAAAGCACCATTAAGCAAAATAAGAGTGAAATTTCAATTCTTGAGAATGTTAATGTGACGAATAAGCAGGAAGCCGGCAATTTACAACAACGCCTTATTGAATTAACAGCTGACCGCAAGCTTATTATTGACAGATTAACCGATATCAAGATTAGATTTGAAACATTGCAGCAAAATATTTTGATGACTGAGCAATCACGTCTGCAGCATGAACAGAGTTTAGCTGAACTAACTGTACAACTCAAAGAATTAGAGGATGACAAGAATAATATTGCAGAGCAAATTGTACAAGCTAATGAAGAACTAATCCGATCAAAAGAATTGCAAAGTGAATTGGCTGCTTCCAAATTACTCTATGAACAAAAGCGTGATAATGAATACTCGATTAAGTTATCACAATTAACTGCTCTGCAAAATTGTGATAAAGAAATTAAAGATTTGCGCCGTAAGCATAATGAGATCTTAGCGCGACTTCATGAGGCTGAGCTTCTTTATACCAAATATACCTATGAAGCGGCGAACTGCATTGAAATCATGGAAAAACATTATGCAGTAACGCCTGAGCAAGCTTTTAATTTACGGCGAGCTGAGTCGGAACATGAATTAACCACTATGATCAAGCGATTGGAACGCGAAGTTGCTGAAATAGGACCTGTCAATCCTAATGCAGTTGATGAATATACACGGTTGTGTGATCGTCACCAATTTTTGCAGCAGCAAGTCAATGACTTAATGGAAGCCAAAGAATATCTTGCAACCATTATAAAAGATATTGATTCAAATATTTCTAAGCAATTTATCGAAGCATTCAAAAAAATCAATGAGTATTTTGGCGATATCTTTGCTCGTCTGTTTGGTGGTGGACAAGCTCGATTACAGCTCGGCGATCCTGATAATTTACTTGATTCAGGCATTGAAATTATCGTTCAGCCACCCGGGAAAAAATTGCAGAATCTAATTTTGCTTTCTGGCGGCGAAAGAGCATTAACTGTAATCGCACTGCTATTTTCGTTTTTAGCTTTTCGTCCTGCCCCTTTTAGCGTTGTGGATGAAATTGATGCACCGCTTGATGAAGCAAACCTGGGACGTTTTAGTAATTTCTTGCGAGACTATTCACAAAAAACCCAGTTTATTGTGGTAACTCATCGTAAGGGTACAATGGAAGCTGCTGATGTGCTGCATGGGGTTACGATCGAAGAAGCCGGTGTATCCCGAATTGTATCAGTTAAACTAGTCGATAAAGTTAGTTAA
- the ftsY gene encoding signal recognition particle receptor FtsY, whose amino-acid sequence MGFFDKLKAGLEKTRKSFTDKIEQLIIGYATIDDEFLDDLEAVLLSADVGVHTTTKLMSDIRSGIKSKEIESPEQLRPFLQAKISAILSEGVNESTLALQAPTIIMVVGVNGVGKTTTIGKLGNYYQEQGHKVILAAGDTFRAAAIDQLEIWGQRIGAEVIKHSEGSDPAAVAFDAVQSAKAKKADVLIIDTAGRLHTKSNLMEELKKIKRVISREVPEAPHETLLVLDATTGQNAINQAKIFGEATPVSGVVLTKLDGTAKGGVVVGMKAELSLPVKWIGVGEGINDLRPFVAEEFSQALFSDK is encoded by the coding sequence ATGGGTTTTTTTGATAAACTAAAAGCAGGATTAGAGAAAACACGAAAAAGTTTTACTGATAAAATTGAGCAACTTATTATCGGTTATGCCACAATTGATGATGAATTTCTTGATGATTTAGAGGCTGTCCTTTTATCTGCCGACGTAGGCGTACATACTACAACAAAACTTATGAGCGATATTCGTAGTGGAATCAAAAGTAAGGAAATTGAATCTCCAGAGCAATTAAGACCCTTCTTACAAGCAAAAATTAGTGCCATTTTGTCCGAAGGAGTCAATGAAAGTACACTGGCATTACAAGCACCAACTATTATCATGGTTGTTGGTGTCAATGGGGTTGGTAAAACAACTACCATTGGAAAACTAGGCAACTACTATCAAGAACAAGGGCATAAAGTAATCCTAGCTGCTGGCGATACATTTCGAGCTGCTGCAATAGACCAGTTAGAGATTTGGGGACAGCGTATTGGTGCTGAGGTGATTAAGCATAGTGAAGGTTCGGATCCAGCAGCAGTTGCCTTTGATGCTGTCCAGTCTGCAAAGGCTAAAAAAGCTGATGTGTTAATTATTGATACTGCAGGGCGTTTACATACAAAATCCAATCTTATGGAAGAATTGAAAAAGATTAAGCGAGTTATCAGTCGGGAAGTACCTGAAGCTCCACACGAGACTTTATTAGTCCTAGATGCAACTACCGGGCAAAATGCAATCAATCAAGCTAAGATCTTTGGTGAGGCCACGCCGGTTTCTGGTGTTGTTCTTACCAAACTGGATGGAACAGCAAAAGGCGGCGTTGTTGTCGGTATGAAAGCTGAACTAAGTCTTCCGGTTAAATGGATTGGGGTTGGTGAGGGAATTAATGACTTGCGGCCATTTGTTGCTGAAGAATTTTCTCAAGCTTTATTTAGTGACAAGTAA
- a CDS encoding UPF0122 protein, translated as MLDKVLKIGLLLDFYGALLTEKQQQCLEIHYLHDLSLSEIASEFKVSRQAVHDILKRAEQILLEYEDKLKLVERYQQEQQIIKHTYDLVGNLPTELHNIPEIQLIKQKLASLIDKSEEV; from the coding sequence ATGTTGGACAAAGTTTTAAAAATAGGACTGCTGCTTGATTTTTATGGCGCTTTACTTACCGAAAAACAACAGCAATGTCTGGAAATACATTATCTACATGATTTATCACTGTCCGAGATAGCCAGTGAATTTAAGGTCTCTCGCCAGGCTGTGCATGATATATTAAAACGAGCAGAACAGATACTTCTTGAATATGAAGACAAGTTAAAGCTTGTTGAACGCTATCAGCAAGAACAGCAAATAATTAAACACACTTATGATTTGGTTGGCAATTTACCAACTGAATTGCACAATATACCGGAGATCCAGTTAATAAAGCAAAAACTGGCAAGCCTTATCGACAAATCCGAGGAGGTGTAG
- the ffh gene encoding signal recognition particle protein: protein MVFEGLADRLQQTFKKLRGRGKLSESDVNEAMREVRMALLEADVNFKVVKDFVARIKERAIGQEVMESLTPAQYVIKIVNDELTALMGGTQSRITISSRPPTVVMLVGLQGAGKTTTAGKLALLLKKQNKRPLLVAGDIYRPAAIKQLQVLGEQLDLPVFAMSTDTNPVVIAEQAIEYAHLHARDIVIIDTAGRLHINEELMQELKSIKQTVKPHEILLVVDAMTGQDAVNVAESFNNELGVDGVILTKLDGDARGGAALSVKAVTGCPIKFAGMGEKLDALEPFHPDRMASRILGMGDVLSLIEKAQSTIDLEQAKEMEKKLRKEDFTLDDFLEQMQQVRKLGSLDQILGMLPGMGNIKKQLSGVDFDEKELKHIEAIIRSMTKKERRDINIINGSRRKRIAQGSGTRVQDVNKLLKQFAEAKKMMKKIQDMQKGGKKSFGGFKLPFMK from the coding sequence ATGGTCTTTGAAGGTTTAGCAGATAGGTTGCAGCAAACATTCAAGAAATTACGTGGTCGCGGCAAACTATCCGAGTCTGACGTGAATGAAGCAATGCGTGAAGTACGGATGGCTTTATTGGAAGCTGACGTTAACTTTAAGGTTGTAAAAGATTTTGTTGCAAGAATAAAAGAACGAGCTATTGGTCAGGAGGTTATGGAAAGCTTAACCCCTGCTCAGTATGTCATAAAAATTGTTAATGATGAGTTAACTGCCTTAATGGGAGGAACTCAAAGCCGCATCACCATATCATCGCGGCCACCTACTGTTGTTATGTTAGTGGGATTGCAAGGTGCTGGTAAGACTACAACTGCGGGTAAACTGGCATTGTTATTAAAGAAACAAAACAAGCGTCCTTTACTAGTAGCTGGCGATATTTATCGCCCGGCAGCCATTAAACAGCTGCAAGTACTCGGTGAGCAGTTGGATTTACCGGTTTTTGCAATGAGTACGGATACGAATCCAGTTGTTATTGCTGAACAAGCTATTGAATACGCACATTTACATGCTCGTGATATTGTTATCATCGATACTGCTGGCCGCTTGCATATTAATGAAGAGCTGATGCAAGAACTCAAATCAATCAAGCAAACGGTGAAACCTCACGAAATATTGTTGGTCGTTGATGCAATGACAGGACAAGATGCAGTGAATGTAGCCGAGTCTTTTAATAATGAGCTTGGCGTTGATGGTGTTATCCTAACCAAGCTTGACGGTGACGCCCGTGGTGGTGCAGCATTATCTGTAAAAGCAGTTACAGGCTGTCCAATTAAGTTTGCGGGTATGGGTGAAAAGCTGGATGCGCTAGAGCCTTTCCATCCGGATCGCATGGCATCGCGTATTCTCGGTATGGGCGATGTACTTAGTCTCATTGAAAAAGCTCAGTCAACGATCGATTTGGAACAAGCCAAAGAGATGGAGAAAAAACTTCGTAAAGAAGATTTTACTTTGGATGATTTCCTTGAGCAAATGCAGCAGGTTCGTAAATTAGGTTCCTTAGATCAAATCCTGGGAATGCTGCCAGGGATGGGGAATATTAAAAAGCAGCTTAGTGGTGTTGATTTCGATGAGAAAGAGCTGAAGCATATCGAGGCTATTATTCGCTCAATGACAAAAAAAGAGCGCCGTGATATTAATATCATCAATGGCAGTCGACGTAAGCGGATTGCGCAGGGCAGTGGTACCAGAGTACAAGATGTAAATAAACTGCTTAAACAATTTGCTGAAGCTAAAAAAATGATGAAAAAAATCCAAGACATGCAAAAAGGCGGTAAAAAGAGCTTTGGCGGCTTCAAACTGCCCTTTATGAAATAA
- the rpsP gene encoding 30S ribosomal protein S16 translates to MAVKIRLKRMGAKKNPFYRVVVADSRSPRDGRFIETLGHYDSTTEPAVVKIDEDKAIDWLKKGAQPTDTVKALFSKAGIMKKWDEMKRTKKEA, encoded by the coding sequence GTGGCAGTTAAAATTCGTTTAAAACGTATGGGTGCAAAAAAGAATCCGTTTTACCGTGTGGTTGTAGCTGATTCTCGTTCCCCACGTGATGGCCGTTTTATTGAAACTTTAGGACATTATGATTCAACAACTGAACCTGCTGTTGTAAAGATCGATGAAGATAAAGCTATCGATTGGCTGAAAAAAGGCGCTCAACCTACTGATACTGTGAAAGCTTTGTTCAGCAAAGCTGGTATTATGAAAAAATGGGATGAAATGAAGCGCACTAAGAAAGAGGCGTAA
- a CDS encoding UPF0109 protein gives MKQLVEVIAKSLVQNPEQVSVTEAAENNTTVYELRVAPDDMGKIIGKQGRIAKAMRTVVKAAATRENKKVTVEII, from the coding sequence ATGAAACAATTAGTGGAAGTTATCGCCAAGTCATTAGTACAAAATCCTGAACAAGTCAGTGTAACAGAAGCAGCCGAAAATAATACAACTGTTTATGAATTGCGCGTAGCTCCTGATGATATGGGCAAAATAATTGGTAAACAAGGTCGTATTGCCAAAGCGATGCGAACTGTTGTGAAAGCTGCCGCCACCCGTGAAAACAAAAAAGTTACGGTTGAAATTATCTAA
- the rimM gene encoding ribosome maturation factor RimM, protein MIVIGKIVTPHGVRGDVRVIPLTDFPERFAKLKSVFLDDGTELAIENVKNHNQLLILKFVGLNDRNEIEGLRGKLLKIAKKDAVKLPKGEFFTFDIIGLKVYDDAGSYIGKITDVLKTGSNDVYVVDQEDKHQILIPALKKVVTSIDIDAGQMIVKLQEEWE, encoded by the coding sequence ATGATTGTTATTGGAAAAATTGTTACCCCGCACGGTGTGCGGGGTGACGTTCGTGTTATTCCGTTAACTGACTTTCCAGAGCGTTTTGCAAAATTAAAGAGTGTATTTTTAGATGATGGTACTGAGCTAGCCATTGAAAATGTGAAAAATCATAATCAGCTTTTAATTCTTAAATTTGTTGGCCTAAATGACAGGAATGAAATAGAAGGTTTGCGGGGCAAACTACTTAAGATCGCTAAAAAGGATGCTGTAAAGCTGCCTAAAGGTGAGTTTTTTACCTTTGATATTATCGGTTTAAAAGTGTACGATGATGCTGGTTCCTATATCGGAAAAATTACAGATGTATTAAAGACTGGCAGCAATGATGTTTATGTAGTTGATCAGGAAGATAAACACCAAATTTTAATTCCTGCATTAAAAAAGGTAGTGACCAGTATTGATATTGACGCTGGTCAAATGATTGTAAAACTCCAGGAAGAATGGGAATAA
- the trmD gene encoding tRNA (guanine-N(1)-)-methyltransferase: MRIDIVTLFPEMFDGPFGHSIIKRARESQLLDISTVNPRDFTYDKHRIVDDYPFGGGSGMVMKPEPFFRAVENIVADFPSENRRVILMCPGGSRFDQEKCKELAKYDQLIFICGHYEGIDARVGQYLVDEAISIGDYVLTGGELPAMVVVDAVARMLPGVLGSNDSAKHDSFYNGLLEYPQYTRPREYAGYEVPEILLSGDHAKIDRWRRKQSIKYTLERRPDLLEKLQFSTEDKKLLDEILAERA; this comes from the coding sequence ATGCGGATTGATATTGTTACACTATTTCCTGAAATGTTTGACGGTCCTTTTGGTCATAGTATTATAAAACGTGCCCGTGAAAGCCAATTACTTGATATCAGTACAGTAAATCCTCGTGATTTCACTTATGATAAACATCGTATTGTGGATGATTATCCTTTTGGCGGTGGATCTGGTATGGTTATGAAGCCAGAACCTTTTTTTCGGGCTGTTGAGAATATTGTGGCTGATTTTCCTAGTGAGAATCGACGCGTTATATTAATGTGCCCTGGCGGCAGTCGTTTCGATCAAGAGAAATGTAAAGAGCTTGCTAAGTATGATCAACTGATATTTATCTGTGGTCATTATGAAGGTATTGATGCCCGGGTTGGACAATATCTCGTTGATGAAGCCATCTCTATTGGCGACTATGTTCTTACTGGCGGCGAACTGCCAGCTATGGTGGTAGTAGATGCTGTTGCTCGCATGCTGCCTGGTGTGCTTGGTTCCAATGATTCAGCAAAACATGATTCTTTTTATAACGGATTATTGGAGTATCCGCAATATACAAGACCGCGGGAATATGCAGGCTATGAAGTGCCAGAAATTTTGCTGTCCGGTGATCATGCAAAAATTGACCGCTGGCGTCGTAAGCAATCAATTAAATACACGTTAGAACGCCGCCCTGATTTATTAGAAAAATTACAATTTAGTACTGAGGACAAGAAGCTTTTAGATGAGATCTTGGCCGAAAGGGCTTGA
- the rplS gene encoding 50S ribosomal protein L19, with translation MNIIQALEQEQLRKDIPSFKPGDTVRVHVKVVEGNRERIQVFEGVVINRQSGGVRETFTVRRVSYNVGVERTFPVHSPRIEKIEVARRGIVRRAKLYYLRNLTGKAARIREKR, from the coding sequence ATGAATATCATTCAAGCTCTTGAGCAAGAACAACTTCGTAAGGATATCCCTTCCTTTAAACCAGGGGACACAGTACGTGTTCATGTTAAGGTTGTCGAGGGTAACCGCGAGCGTATTCAGGTTTTTGAAGGCGTTGTAATTAACCGTCAAAGTGGCGGTGTACGCGAGACTTTCACTGTGAGACGCGTTTCTTATAATGTAGGTGTAGAGCGTACTTTCCCAGTACATTCCCCACGCATTGAGAAAATCGAAGTAGCACGCAGAGGTATTGTGCGTCGCGCTAAACTGTATTATCTTCGTAACCTCACTGGTAAAGCTGCTCGTATTAGAGAAAAACGCTAG
- a CDS encoding signal peptidase I, with the protein MSNTSLGEEIKDWVVSILIAVVLAFFIRYFIVELYMVEGPSMRPTLVNSERLVVNKFIYRFKAPEKGDVLVFRYPKDPSRDFIKRVIAVAGDTIELKDGRVFVNGQLQNETYILEKTRGSYPLATVPEGHIFVMGDNRNNSEDSRFKDVGFVPLDMIKGKAVMVFWPLDHIKSLP; encoded by the coding sequence GTGAGTAATACTAGTCTTGGAGAAGAAATCAAAGATTGGGTAGTATCTATCCTGATTGCTGTGGTATTGGCTTTCTTCATCAGATACTTTATTGTTGAGTTATATATGGTGGAAGGACCTTCGATGCGCCCTACTTTAGTAAATAGCGAGCGCCTCGTTGTAAACAAATTTATTTATCGCTTTAAAGCGCCGGAAAAAGGCGATGTATTGGTTTTCCGTTATCCTAAAGATCCTAGCAGGGATTTTATTAAAAGGGTTATTGCCGTAGCTGGTGATACCATTGAACTTAAAGACGGACGGGTTTTTGTCAATGGTCAACTTCAAAATGAAACTTATATTTTAGAAAAAACCCGTGGCTCGTATCCGTTGGCTACTGTTCCTGAAGGTCATATCTTTGTAATGGGCGATAATCGCAACAATTCAGAAGACAGTCGGTTTAAAGATGTGGGTTTTGTACCACTTGATATGATTAAAGGCAAAGCAGTTATGGTATTTTGGCCTCTGGATCACATAAAATCATTGCCTTAA